One genomic segment of Sminthopsis crassicaudata isolate SCR6 chromosome 2, ASM4859323v1, whole genome shotgun sequence includes these proteins:
- the TM2D3 gene encoding TM2 domain-containing protein 3, protein MVAVAAATAAFGGLSRVLLFLSQLYILTGGESTETPAYVMKCPSNGLCSKLPADCIECKTNYSCVYGKPVTFDCTVKSHVTCVDQNFTEQHNFTINMTCSFCWQLPETDYECSNATNCMTVSCPRQRYSANCTVYDHVHCLGKRTFPKMLYCNWTGGYKWSTALALSITLGGFGADRFYLGQWREGLGKLFSFGGLGIWTLIDVLLIGVGYVGPADGSLYI, encoded by the exons ATGGTGGCCGTGGCGGCTGCGACGGCGGCGTTCGGCGGGCTGAGCCGCGTCTTGCTCTTCCTCTCACAGCTCTACATCTTAACGGGCGGTG AAAGTACAGAAACTCCAGCTTATGTGATGAAATGTCCAAGTAATGGTTTGTGTAGCAAGCTTCCTGCAGACTGCATAGAGTGCAAGACAAATTACTCCTGTGTGTATGGAAAGCCTGTCACTTTTGACTGTACAGTCAAATCTCATGTTACTTGTGTT GATCAGAACTTCACAGAGCAACATAATTTCACAATCAACATGACCTGTAGCTTTTGCTGGCAACTTCCGGAAACTGATTACGAGTGTTCCAATGCTACAAACTGTATGACTGTCTCCTGCCCCCGACAGCGTTACAGTGCCAACTGTACAGTTTATGATCATGTTCATTGTTTGG GTAAACGTACCTTTCCCAAAATGCTGTACTGTAACTGGACTGGAGGTTACAAATGGTCTACTGCTCTGGCACTGAG CATTACTCTTGGTGGATTTGGAGCAGATCGATTCTATCTGGGTCAGTGGCGAGAAGGTCTAGGAAAACTGTTCAGCTTTGGTGGCCTGGGAATATGGACTCTGATAGATGTTCTACTAATTGGAGTTGGTTATGTTGGACCAGCTGATGGTtccttatacatttaa